ATTACCTGCTATATTGTTGATGATGAGTATCATGTGATCAGTACTTTAAGAGAGTACATTAGTGAAGTTCCTTATCTTGAATTAGTTGGATTTAACAGTAATCCTGAAAAAGGACTGATCGAAGTGAACAGACTGGCACCAGATCTGGTTTTTCTGGATATCAATATGCCGATGCTGGATGGAATGGATTTTTGCCAGTTGATTACTACCTCGACCAAAGTTGTTTTTGTAAGTGGTTACAGAGATTATGCTTTTGATGCATTCAGCCATAATGCGGTAGACTATTTATTGAAGCCGGTATCCCATAAAAGGTTTATGCAGGCCATACATAAAGTGATCAGTTTTGTACCGATGCTAAGCGGGAAGCCTTCTGCTCAGCATGCCTCATCCGAAGTCTCTTACATCTATATTAAGCATGGAGTGAAAGGGAGATTGATCAAAATAGAATTTGATGATATTTATTATATAGAATCAAATGATAATCAGGTGGTTTTTAACCTAGAAAATGAGAATTACATCGCTTATGTCCCTTTAAAAAATGTCCTTCCTCAATTACCGGGAACGAGCTTTCTGCGTATCCATAAATCCTTTGTAGTGAACCATAAAAAGATCAGCCACATTGAAGGGAATATGGTCATTTTAAAGAATAAAACTATACTGCAACTCGGTAATACCTACAAAGATTCTTTCTTTAAATACGTTGGCTTAAGCGTGTTAAAAACTAATAAATAAAACCCAATCAAGGCTTCCCGAATTGATCCGGGAAGTCTTCACGAAACTTAAAATTGAATACAAATCTTTCCAAAATGATTTCCTGCCTGTAAAGAATGGAAAGCTTCCCTCGCTTCACTGAACGGAAATGTTTTGTAAATGACCGGTTGCATCTGTCTGGCTTCTATGGCTTTATTCATTCTTTCAAACATTTCCTTAGAACCCACCTCAATTCCCTGTAGTTTGATTTCTTTGGACATAATTTTCGCAGTATTGATATTTCCATACAAGCCATTGATCACTCCGATCAACGATACCGTACCATCGAAGGATACGGCATCAATTGATCGGTTAATATGGTCGCTTCCGACAACTTCAACCACGTGATCAACTCCTGAACCATTCGTTAATTCAAACACCTTATCTTCCCAGTTCGGGGTTGTTTTGTAATTGATCAGGTGATTGACGCCCATTTTATTTGCCAGATTTAACTTTTCTTCACTGCTTGAAATAAGAATAACCTCAGCACCCGTCATTAAGGCAAATTGCATGGAAAATATGGAGACTCCGCCTGTTCCCTGAATCAGTACAGTATTTCCTTTATTTATCTTTCCTTTTTCAATTAATCCGTGCCAGGCTGTAAGTGCAGCACATGGTAATGTGGCCGCTGCATCATCAGTTAGAAAAGCTGGCACTTTGATCACTTCAGTTTCACCAAACACAACATATTCCTGTAGCAATCCATCGTGTGCATTTCCTCCCAGGGAATTTGTAAGTTTTTCAGGTCTTAGTTTACCTTCAATCCAGTTCGGAAGAAAAAGACCTGTCACACGATCACCAACCACCAGTGAGCTTACCTGACTCCCGATTTCAACTATTCTGCCAACACCATCAGAAATAGGTACACGTCCAACTGGTGGTTTCCAATTATCGATACCATTAATGACAAGCAGATCCCTATAATTTAGGGATACCGAACTCATTTTGACCAATACCTGATGAGGTAATACTTTAGGATAGTCCTTCTGTACCAAAGCCAATGTTTCTATGTTATAATTTTCTGTTATTTGATAAGCTTTCATATTAAATAATATTTAGTTTTACTATCTCAAAATTAGTGCTAATTGCTTGTTTAATATATTCTTTTGCCGATTATGAGTTACTAATAATTAAGTGAGTATGAGCACGAAAAAATTCAATTCCACCAATACGCTAAATGAACTTTATCTTGATGAGCGTTGTACCTTGAACAAGGTTTTACGGATCATTGGCAAACGATGGGTTTCAGAAGTGTTGGTGCTGATCAAAGAGGATGTATCCAGGTTTTCTTACCTGAAAGAATGTCTGACCGGGATCTCGGATAATGTATTGTCAAATGTTTTAAATGAGCTGATTAAATCCGAACTGGTTAAAAAGGAAATTTTTAATGATGTCCCTTTAAGAGTAGAGTATAAAATTACAGAAAGTGGGTTAGCGTTAGTGAATGTAATGCACGACTTATGTAGCTGGGGTAAAAAGCATATTCCATACGAAGTCCGGATTAAACCCACATTTAAAAAGAAAACCATTTAAGATATTGCGTAAAGTAGAATTGTCTCCTATTTATTGTTATTAATACTAAA
The sequence above is drawn from the Pedobacter cryoconitis genome and encodes:
- a CDS encoding LytR/AlgR family response regulator transcription factor, which gives rise to MNITCYIVDDEYHVISTLREYISEVPYLELVGFNSNPEKGLIEVNRLAPDLVFLDINMPMLDGMDFCQLITTSTKVVFVSGYRDYAFDAFSHNAVDYLLKPVSHKRFMQAIHKVISFVPMLSGKPSAQHASSEVSYIYIKHGVKGRLIKIEFDDIYYIESNDNQVVFNLENENYIAYVPLKNVLPQLPGTSFLRIHKSFVVNHKKISHIEGNMVILKNKTILQLGNTYKDSFFKYVGLSVLKTNK
- a CDS encoding zinc-dependent alcohol dehydrogenase family protein, with translation MKAYQITENYNIETLALVQKDYPKVLPHQVLVKMSSVSLNYRDLLVINGIDNWKPPVGRVPISDGVGRIVEIGSQVSSLVVGDRVTGLFLPNWIEGKLRPEKLTNSLGGNAHDGLLQEYVVFGETEVIKVPAFLTDDAAATLPCAALTAWHGLIEKGKINKGNTVLIQGTGGVSIFSMQFALMTGAEVILISSSEEKLNLANKMGVNHLINYKTTPNWEDKVFELTNGSGVDHVVEVVGSDHINRSIDAVSFDGTVSLIGVINGLYGNINTAKIMSKEIKLQGIEVGSKEMFERMNKAIEARQMQPVIYKTFPFSEAREAFHSLQAGNHFGKICIQF
- a CDS encoding winged helix-turn-helix transcriptional regulator; this encodes MSTKKFNSTNTLNELYLDERCTLNKVLRIIGKRWVSEVLVLIKEDVSRFSYLKECLTGISDNVLSNVLNELIKSELVKKEIFNDVPLRVEYKITESGLALVNVMHDLCSWGKKHIPYEVRIKPTFKKKTI